The genomic interval ACGATCTCATCGTGGCTGCGGCCCACGAAGTTCCACCACATGACGATGGGTTCGCCCAGCGGCGCCCCGCCGATCACGAGCACGCGCAGCGGGCCAGCCGTCGCCGCGATCCGCAGCACCTCGGCACCCGCCGGCACGACGCCCAGATGGTGGGCGGGCACGTCGACGCCCTGCAGCCGCGCGGGCTCCGCATCCACCACGAGCCCGTACTCGAACCCGGCATCCGCGGGCAGCTCGACGCTCGCGCCCGCGGGCAGGCGCAGCTCGGCGGCGACGAGCGGCGTGTAGGTCGTCACGGGCGAGGTGAAGCCCAGCCACGAACCCACGAACACGCGCAGGGTCGCGTCGCCGACCTCCACCACATCCGCCTCATGGTGTTCGAACAGTGGGGCCCCGCCGCGCGCCGCATCCGGAAGCGCCGTCCACAGCTGCACGCCGTGCAGCGCCCGCGCGGCCGTCGTCGACACCTCGGAGTGCTGGATGCCGCGGCCCGCCGTCATGAGGTTCACCTGTCCGGGGCGCACCAGCTGATGCGCGCCCGTCGAATCGCGGTGCTCGATCTCACCTTCGTACAGCCAGCTCACCGTCTGGAGCCCGGTGTGCGGATGCGGCGGCGTGTCCATCGTGCCCGCACGGGGAGTGGGCGTGGGGCCGTAGGAGTCGATGAAGCACCACGCGCCCACCAAGCTGCGGGCGCGCTGCGGCAGAGTGCGGCGCACGAGAAGCGCCCGCGGTCCGCCGAGCGGAACCTCGCGCGGCTCGAGCACCTCGACGCCGCTCGCATCGAGCACCGCCGCGCACACCAGCTCCTGCGGGTCGCGTTCCAGGTTGCTCATGCGCCGAGGGTACCGCCGACGGGCCGCCGGGGCAGGCGTAGCATCCGAGAATGGATTTCGTCGTTCTCCTGATCGCTCTCATGTTCGGGACTGTGCTGCTCGCCGGGCTCGGGGAACGCATTCGACTCCCGTATCCGGTGCTCGTGCTCATCGCCGCCGCCGCGGCCGCGTGGCTGCCGTTCATTCCCGAGCTGCACATCGAGCCGGAGCTGATCCTGCCGCTCTTCCTTCCGCCGCTGCTGTTCGCGGTCGCGCAGCGCTCGTCGTGGGGGGTGTTCCGCGTGCGGTGGAAGACGCTCGTGCTGATGGCGGTGCTGCTCGTCGCGCTCACCGCGATCGCCGTGGCCGGCGTCGCCTGGTACCTCATGCCGCTGCTGTCGTTCCCTGCCGCGATCGCCCTCGGCGCGATCGTCGCGCCGCCCGACCCGGTGGCCGTCGAAGCCGTCGCGGGCAAGGTGCGGATGCCGCGTCGGCTCATGACGATGATGCAGACCGAGGGTCTCTTCAACGACGCGATCGCGATCGTCATCTTCCAGACCGCGGTCTCCGCCGCCCTCTCGGGAGGAGAGGTGGGGTGGGAGATCGTGCCCGCGTTCCTCGCGGGAGCCGCCGGCGCCGTCGTCATCGGCTTCGCGATGGCGTGGATCGTGGGCGGCATCAACCGCATGGTCCCCAACCTCGTCGCCCGCACCGCGATCACCCTCGTCGCGCCGTACGCGGTGTACATGATCGCCGAGCAGATGCACTTCTCCGGCGTCGTCGCGGTCGTCGTGCTCGCCGTCGAGCTCGTGCGCCGCGACCGCCCGCAGGACTCCCAGGAGCGCCTCACCCGCAACTCCTTCTGGGAGGTCGTGGAAATGCTCACGACGGGCGTCGCCTTCGGTCTCGTCGGCATCGAGATGCGATACGTCATCGAGGATGAGGGCGCCGAGATCCTCGGATGGATCCCCGCGATCGCCGCGATCGTCGCCGTCGTGGTGGGGGTGCGATTCGTGTGGGTTGCGATCGTCATGGGCGCCGGATGGCGTGCCGAGGGCACCGTCGACGACGGCAGGCGCCGGATGAGCGAGAAACTCAAGGACGTCATCATCGTCACCTGGTGCGGCATGCGCGGACTCGCGACCCTCGCGCTCGCTCTCGCCCTGCCGGTGGGGGTCGGCAGCGGCCGCAACTTCATGATCGCGACCGCGTGCGCCGTGCTCCTCGCGACCCTCGTCATCCCGGGACTCACCCTCCCCGCGCTCATGAAGCTCCTGAAGCCGGTTGATGACCACGTCGAGGTCGAGCGTCTGGAGCGTCAGATCGCGCTCCGCGCCGAGCGGGCGGCGGCGACCGCGATCAGCAGCTCGCCCCAGCTCGAGCAGATCGACCCCGCCCTCGTCGCGCGTGCCCGCGAGCGCATCAGCGGGCTCCACAACCTCCTCGACCACGACGACGCACCCGACACCGAGTCGGAGGCGACGGCGCGGCGTCAGGTGCTCGCGATGGAGATCATGATGCGGGATGCGCTCGCCGCCGCCCGGCGCGAGGTGCTGAGCATGCGCGGCGAGAAGGGCGTCGACCCGGAAGCGGTCAACGCGGTGCTGCGTCGCCTCGACCTGCGCACCGTCTCCATGGACTCCTCCGCCTCCCGCCCCCTCCTCTGACACGGGCCCCCCCTCGAGGGCCCTTGAGGTGTCAGTTTGTGCCGCCTGCCGCCGGGGCGGCGCGGCACAAACTGACACCTCAGCGTGCGGTGGGGGTGCGGGGCCGCTCGGTTCAGCGCTCGCGCAGCACGAAGAGGTCGCCGGGCTGGCACTCGAGCGCATCGCAGACCGCGGTGAGCGTCGAGAAGCGGATCGCGCGGGCGCGGTCGTTCTTCAACACCGAGAGATTGACGATGCTGACGCCCACGAGCTCCGACAGCCGCGTGAGCGTCATCCCGCGCTCCTCGAGCAGCTCGTCGAGCCGGCAGTGGATGCGACCCTCGTCGTCCGGTGCGGCGGGCGCCATCAGATGAGGCCCTCGGTGTCTCGCTGCAGGCGCTCGCCTGCCTGGAACACGTAGGCGAGGGCGAGCACCCCGAAGCCGACGACGATCGGGAGGGGTTGGAAGAGGAAGCCGACCTCTGCCACCCCGCCGAGCGACGGATTGAGTTCGTCGGCGGCCATCATGCGTCCGAGTCCGCCGACACCTTGCGAGATGAGACTGCCGAAGGCGATGGCGCATCCGGCGACGAGCGCCGCCGCTTGCGTCGTGCGGTGGAACGGGTGGCGTTGGGCGACCCGCCACAGCACGTAGGCGAAGCACGCGGTGACGAGGCCGATCGCGATGCCTCCCACGACATCCGAGATCGCGAATGCCCACAGTGCGCCCGCAGGGAGGGTCTCGGCGTTGACGATGATGCTCGTCGCGCGGGCCTCCAGGATGCCGGGGCCGGCCTCGACGGGGATGTCGGCGAGTAGTTCGATCGGGTAGCGCCCCGGGTCGAGCAGTCGGAAGATGCCCATGATGAGGCCGAGCCCGGCGAGGAGTCCGCCGCCGAACATTCCGATCACGAGGATGATGAGGACCGTCGCGCGATCCGCCTTGCCGATCTCGGTCGTGCGCTCCACGACGTCACCCCAATCCTTATCGATGATCGTTAACATAACGACAATCGATATGTAACGCAAGCACGGATGCGCCCACGGCGAACAGGGGCATCCAGGCGGGGGTGCCGTCGTTACCCTCGAAGTATCGATGCGCCACCCGTGTGCGCCTCGCAAGGAGTTGAAGATGTTCGAGCGCTTTACCGACCGAGCTCGCCGTGTGGTTGTCCTCGCCCAGGAAGAGGCGAAGATGCTCAACCACAACTACATCGGCACTGAGCACATCCTCCTCGGCCTCATCCACGAGGGCGAGGGCGTCGCCGCCAAGGCCCTCGAGAGCCTCGGCATCTCACTCGACGCCGTGCGCGAGCAGGTGCAGGACATCATCGGCCAGGGTCAGCAGCAGCCGACCGGCCACATCCCGTTCACCCCGCGCGCCAAGAAGGTGCTCGAGCTGAGCCTCCGTGAGGCCCTCCAGCTCGGCCACTCCTACATCGGCACCGAGCACATCCTCCTCGGCCTCATCCGCGAGGGCGAGGGTGTCGCCGCTCAGGTGCTCGTCAAGCTCGGCGCTGACCTCAACCGTGTGCGCCAGCAGGTCATCCAGCTGCTCTCGGGCTACCAGGGCAAGGAGCAGGTCGCGGTCGGCGGCAACGACTCCCCGGCGAGCGACAAGGGCAGCCAGATCCTCGACCAGTTCGGCCGCAACCTCACGCAGGCCGCCCGCGAAGGCAAGCTCGACCCGGTGATCGGGCGCGAGAAGGAGATGGAGCGCGTCATGCAGATCCTCTCCCGCCGCTCCAAGAACAACCCTGTCCTCATCGGCGAGCCCGGCGTCGGCAAGACCGCCGTCGTCGAAGGTCTCGCGCAGGCGATCGTGCGCGGCGAAGTGCCCGAGACCCTCAAGGACAAGCAGCTCTACACGCTCGACCTCGGCTCGCTCATCGCCGGATCCCGCTACCGCGGTGACTTCGAGGAGCGCCTCAAGAAGGTCACCAAGGAGATCCGCACCCGCGGCGACATCATCACCTTCATCGACGAGATCCACACGCTCGTCGGCGCGGGTGCCGCCGAAGGCGCGATCGACGCGGCCAACATCCTGAAGCCGCTCCTCGCGCGCGGCGAGCTGCAGACGATCGGCGCCACGACGCTCGACGAGTACCGCAAGCACTTCGAGAAGGACGCCGCGCTCGAGCGCCGCTTCCAGCCGGTGCAGGTCAACGAGCCGAACCTGCCCATGACGATCAACATCCTCAAGGGCCTCCGCGACAAGTACGAGGCCTTCCACAAGGTGTCGATCACGGATGGCGCGATCGTCGCCGCCGCGAACCTCGCCGACCGCTACGTGCAGGACCGCTTCCTGCCTGACAAGGCGATCGACCTCATCGACGAAGCGGGCGCGCGTCTGCGCCTCAGCATCCTCTCGGCCCCGCCGGAGCTGCGCGAGTTCGACGAGAAGATCGCCGCCGTTCGCGCCGAGAAGGAAGGCGCGATCGAGAACCAGGACTTCGAGCTCGCGGCCACCAAGCGCGACGAGGAGAAGCAGCTGCTCGGTGAGCGTCTGCGCCTCGAGAAGCAGTGGCGTGCGGGCGACGTCGAGGCCAACGGCACCGTCGACGAGGGTGTCATCGCCGAGGTTCTCGCCGCGGCGACCGGCATCCCGGTGTTCAAGCTCACGGAGGAGGAGTCGGCGCGACTCATCTTCATGGAGGACGCCCTGCACCAGCGCGTCATCGGCCAGCACGAGGCCATCTCGGTGCTCGCCAAGACGATCCGCCGCACGCGCGCCGGCCTCAAGGACCCGAAGCGTCCCTCGGGCTCGTTCATCTTCGCCGGCCCCACGGGTGTCGGTAAGACCGAGCTCGCGAAGGCGCTCGCCGAGTTCCTGTTCGACGACGAGAACGCCCTGATCTCGCTCGACATGTCCGAGTACGGCGAGAAGCACACCGTCTCGCGTCTGTTCGGTGCCCCTCCCGGATTCGTCGGATTCGAAGAGGGCGGTCAGCTCACCGAGAAGGTGCGCCGCAAGCCGTTCAGCGTCGTGCTCTTCGACGAGATCGAGAAGGCGCACCCGGACATCTTCAACTCGCTGCTGCAGATCCTCGAAGAGGGTCGTCTGACCGATGGTCAGGGCCGCGTGGTCGACTTCAAGAACACGGTCATCATCATGACGACCAACCTCGGCACGAAGGACATCACGGGCGGTCCCGTCGGCTTCACGCTCGAGGGCAACGTCGAGAACTCGTACCGTGCGATGCGGGGGAAGGTCGTGGAGGAGCTCAAGAAGCACTTCAAGCCGGAGTTCCTGAACCGCGTCGACGAGACGATCGTGTTCCCGCAGCTCTCGCAGGCGGAGCTGCGCCAGATCGTCGATCTGTTCCTGAAGCGCCTGAGCGACCGTCTGCTCGACCGCGACATGACGATCGAGATCTCGGAGGCCGCGAAGCTCCGCCTCATCGAGCTCGGCTGGGAGCCGACGCTCGGTGCGCGTCCGCTGCGTCGTGCCGTGCAGCACGAGATCGAGGACCGTCTGTCGGAGGAGATCCTCCACGGCCGTCTCGACGCGGGCGACCACGTCAAGGTCGACCTGGTGGACGGCGAGTTCCTCTTCACGACGGGTCGCCAGCCGGGTCGCGAGCTCACGGAGGCCGCGATCGCCGCGGCCGTCGAGCCGGGCGACGCGGACACCGCGACGGCGTAACGCGCGCACTCTCACAGAGGGGCGGGGGCTTCGGCCTCCGCCCCTCTGTCATGCCGGGACACCCCCATTCGGGGGGTGCGTTCGGTAGAGTGCGGGCGTGACCTCCCCCCGTCGTCTCGCCGCTGCCGTCGTCCTCGTCTGCACTGCGCTGCTCACGGGGTGCACCTCGGATGCGGACACCGCCGTCGATCGCACGTCGGCACCCACACCCACCGCGGGGACCCTCCCTCCTGCCGAGATCGAGGCGATGCTGGCCGAACTGCTGCCCGCGGCCCCCGACGGGTTCGAGGTCGTCGACACCCTCGGTCTCGACACCCCGACGGTCGGCGCTGACTGGACGAGCGAGGACTATGACGCCAGCCGCATCGCGCGCGCCGCGCGCTCCTACGACAGCCCCGGTTGGTCCGGCCTCGCGCGGGGGCCTGGCTTCGTCTACGACGTCGAGATCATGGTGCTCTCGAGTGCCGATCGCGCCTCGCTGCTCATGACCGATCTCGCCTCCTCCGCGCGGACGCCGTTCGAGGAGACCGAGGAGGGTGTGCGTGTTGCATACAGCCCGCTCGCGGCGCCGAGTGGTCTGTGGCCGTTCGGCACCGTGGAGTACATGCGCGACGTCACCTGGCAGACGGGGGAGCGCGCATCCGGCCCCACCGCGTTCTACGCCGCAGGCCCCGTCGTGCTGATTGTGAGCTGGCTGGCGGTCCCCGAATCCGAGGACGCGGCGGCCGCGCACGTGGCCGAGTTCGCCCCGGCGCTCGTCGAGGCGGTCGCCGCTCTCCCGGATCGGCTGGAGCGGCCGCGCTGAATCCGCGACGCATCCGCGCAGGGTTAGGGTGAGGCGTGACCGAGAAGTTCCGGGTGCGACGCGCCCGCACCGCCGATGTCCGTGGGATGCTGCAGCTCATCGAGCCGTATGTCGAGCGACGCATTCTGCTCGGCAAGGAGCGGGTCACGCTGTTCGAGGACATCCAGGAGTTCGTCGTCGCGGAGGCCCCCGACGGACGCCTCGTCGGGTGCGGCGCCCTGCACGTCATCTGGGAGGATCTCGGTGAGATCCGCACGATCGCGGTCGACGACGACTGGCTGCGGCACGGCATCGGCCACGCGATCCTCGCCGAACTCGAGAAGAATGCGCGCGAGCTGGGGCTCACGCGCCTGTTCTGTCTCACGTTCGAGACCGACTTCTTCGGCCGTCACGGCTTCGAGCCGATCGGCGAGAAGGTCGTCGATCCGGAGGTGTACGCCGAGCTCGTGCGCTCACCCGACGACGGCGTCGCCGAGTTCCTCGACCTCGCGCGCGTCAAGCAGAACACCCTCGGCAACACCCGCATGCTCAAGCTGCTCTGAGCGGGCCGTCGCCCTCCCGGCGCGTTATCCCAGGTGTCACGTACTCGGGGCTCTAGCCTGGCGACATGTCCAGCCAGTCGCCCGGGCGTCTGCCGGCGTCGGTGTACCGGCGGCGGAGGATCGTCGTCGGCCTTGCGGCGCTCGCCGTCGTCGCCGTCATCGTGCTGCTCATCTCGTCGCTCGTCCAGTCGCGCAGCGATGCGCGCGCCCCTGAGCCTGAGCCCACGGAACCGCCCGCGGCTCAGCAGACCTCGGATCCGACGGCTGCCTGCAACCCGGCGGTCATCGCGCTCACCCCGAAGACCGACGCGGGAGAGTACCCGGACGGCACGCAGCCGCTCGTCTCGATGGAGATCGTGAACAACGGGGCCGTCGCGTGCACGCTCGATGTCGGAACCGATGTGCAGCTGTACGAGATCGTCTCGGGCGACGACCCCATCTGGAACTCGCGGGACTGCCAGCGCGAGCCGGCGGCCGCGCAGATCGTGATCGAGCCGAACACACCCATCACGACCACGCCCTTCGCGTGGGACCGCACGCGCTCGTCGACCACCACGTGCGACGGCGAACGCCC from Salinibacterium sp. ZJ70 carries:
- a CDS encoding pirin family protein; translation: MSNLERDPQELVCAAVLDASGVEVLEPREVPLGGPRALLVRRTLPQRARSLVGAWCFIDSYGPTPTPRAGTMDTPPHPHTGLQTVSWLYEGEIEHRDSTGAHQLVRPGQVNLMTAGRGIQHSEVSTTAARALHGVQLWTALPDAARGGAPLFEHHEADVVEVGDATLRVFVGSWLGFTSPVTTYTPLVAAELRLPAGASVELPADAGFEYGLVVDAEPARLQGVDVPAHHLGVVPAGAEVLRIAATAGPLRVLVIGGAPLGEPIVMWWNFVGRSHDEIVAWRERWQSDVVADADRAGLFAHVEGYDGAPLPAPELPNLRLRPRENR
- a CDS encoding sodium:proton antiporter — encoded protein: MDFVVLLIALMFGTVLLAGLGERIRLPYPVLVLIAAAAAAWLPFIPELHIEPELILPLFLPPLLFAVAQRSSWGVFRVRWKTLVLMAVLLVALTAIAVAGVAWYLMPLLSFPAAIALGAIVAPPDPVAVEAVAGKVRMPRRLMTMMQTEGLFNDAIAIVIFQTAVSAALSGGEVGWEIVPAFLAGAAGAVVIGFAMAWIVGGINRMVPNLVARTAITLVAPYAVYMIAEQMHFSGVVAVVVLAVELVRRDRPQDSQERLTRNSFWEVVEMLTTGVAFGLVGIEMRYVIEDEGAEILGWIPAIAAIVAVVVGVRFVWVAIVMGAGWRAEGTVDDGRRRMSEKLKDVIIVTWCGMRGLATLALALALPVGVGSGRNFMIATACAVLLATLVIPGLTLPALMKLLKPVDDHVEVERLERQIALRAERAAATAISSSPQLEQIDPALVARARERISGLHNLLDHDDAPDTESEATARRQVLAMEIMMRDALAAARREVLSMRGEKGVDPEAVNAVLRRLDLRTVSMDSSASRPLL
- a CDS encoding helix-turn-helix transcriptional regulator, whose product is MAPAAPDDEGRIHCRLDELLEERGMTLTRLSELVGVSIVNLSVLKNDRARAIRFSTLTAVCDALECQPGDLFVLRER
- a CDS encoding ATP-dependent Clp protease ATP-binding subunit, with the protein product MFERFTDRARRVVVLAQEEAKMLNHNYIGTEHILLGLIHEGEGVAAKALESLGISLDAVREQVQDIIGQGQQQPTGHIPFTPRAKKVLELSLREALQLGHSYIGTEHILLGLIREGEGVAAQVLVKLGADLNRVRQQVIQLLSGYQGKEQVAVGGNDSPASDKGSQILDQFGRNLTQAAREGKLDPVIGREKEMERVMQILSRRSKNNPVLIGEPGVGKTAVVEGLAQAIVRGEVPETLKDKQLYTLDLGSLIAGSRYRGDFEERLKKVTKEIRTRGDIITFIDEIHTLVGAGAAEGAIDAANILKPLLARGELQTIGATTLDEYRKHFEKDAALERRFQPVQVNEPNLPMTINILKGLRDKYEAFHKVSITDGAIVAAANLADRYVQDRFLPDKAIDLIDEAGARLRLSILSAPPELREFDEKIAAVRAEKEGAIENQDFELAATKRDEEKQLLGERLRLEKQWRAGDVEANGTVDEGVIAEVLAAATGIPVFKLTEEESARLIFMEDALHQRVIGQHEAISVLAKTIRRTRAGLKDPKRPSGSFIFAGPTGVGKTELAKALAEFLFDDENALISLDMSEYGEKHTVSRLFGAPPGFVGFEEGGQLTEKVRRKPFSVVLFDEIEKAHPDIFNSLLQILEEGRLTDGQGRVVDFKNTVIIMTTNLGTKDITGGPVGFTLEGNVENSYRAMRGKVVEELKKHFKPEFLNRVDETIVFPQLSQAELRQIVDLFLKRLSDRLLDRDMTIEISEAAKLRLIELGWEPTLGARPLRRAVQHEIEDRLSEEILHGRLDAGDHVKVDLVDGEFLFTTGRQPGRELTEAAIAAAVEPGDADTATA
- a CDS encoding amino-acid N-acetyltransferase; its protein translation is MTEKFRVRRARTADVRGMLQLIEPYVERRILLGKERVTLFEDIQEFVVAEAPDGRLVGCGALHVIWEDLGEIRTIAVDDDWLRHGIGHAILAELEKNARELGLTRLFCLTFETDFFGRHGFEPIGEKVVDPEVYAELVRSPDDGVAEFLDLARVKQNTLGNTRMLKLL